In Macrobrachium rosenbergii isolate ZJJX-2024 chromosome 6, ASM4041242v1, whole genome shotgun sequence, a genomic segment contains:
- the LOC136839208 gene encoding organic cation transporter protein-like isoform X1 yields the protein MEFKTFDDLLDTIGVGRWTLFMFSSYILWALQIPYFSMGGAFYNPKVDHWCHVPELQNSSWTEEQKLNYSIPWEDRGGQLQRSQCRAFVRDYEQVANQEWSPAFMTTPEEASNLETRSCSEWDYDTSTFNSTVTMEWDLVCDRASMSPFFQSFYFFGIAVGEPLFGVLSDKYGRRMVLITSAVGFVVTATSSALVPLYSLVLAGRFILGMIHSIIGPAYIQGIEVTPKKYRTVIGLLSTVPFAITGMLFGTWAYFIRDWRTLQLVCTVPITFLLLQIPFLDESPRWLILQGRLKEAARTLKRGARWQGVTIPPHDELMNLLQSFERQNNQPLRVEEYTAEEQRGFLSKVWRELTALVRTPTLRRITIGLFGCWFCVGLTYWGMSLSGTTYTNDPFLYMIMSSLMEVPGYTGFTPVVSRFGRRSVLAFNFSVCAAAILMILATPASYTWMVFTLALVGKLFITGSYGILYLTTSELFPTCVRSRGLSLSSVMARLGSIVSPFIIKVLANSYYWAPSVAFGACAALGSGFALVIPESGNKPLADTVEELEKIYNRSRSSSAGSIEIKGLIQPSAKSDSGASNAV from the exons ATGGAGTTCAAAACATTCGATGATCTGCTAGACACAATCGGAGTGGGGCGATGGACGCTGTTCATGTTCAGTTCTTACATTTTGT GGGCGTTGCAAATCCCATATTTCTCCATGGGAGGCGCGTTCTATAACCCAAAAGTAGACCACTGGTGCCACGTCCCAGAACTGCAGAATTCGTCTTGGACTGAGGAACAGAAGCTAAACTATTCGATTCCCTG GGAAGATCGAGGTGGGCAGTTACAAAGATCACAGTGTCGGGCGTTCGTGAGAGACTACGAACAAGTAGCCAACCAAGAGTGGAGTCCCGCTTTCATGACAACACCGGAAGAAGCTTCCAATTTGGAAACTCGTTCTTGTAGCGAGTGGGACTATGATACTTCTACCTTCAACAGTACAGTTACCATGGAG TGGGATCTGGTTTGCGACCGAGCCAGCATGAGCCCGTTCTTCCAGAGCTTCTACTTCTTTGGAATTGCTGTTGGAGAGCCTCTGTTTGGAGTCTTGTCGGACAA GTACGGGAGAAGGATGGTCCTCATCACGTCTGCCGTCGGGTTTGTTGTGACGGCGACGTCTTCAGCTCTTGTCCCTCTCTATTCCCTAGTCCTAGCAGGCCGCTTCATTTTGGGCATGATCCATTCTATTATTGGCCCGGCCTATATTCAAG GCATAGAagtgacccccaagaaataccGCACGGTGATTGGCCTTCTGTCAACGGTACCCTTTGCCATAACGGGCATGCTGTTTGGCACTTGGGCCTACTTCATCAGAGACTGGAGGACGCTTCAGTTGGTCTGCACAGTTCCCATCACCTTCCTCTTGTTGCAGATCCC ATTCCTCGACGAGTCTCCTCGTTGGTTGATACTCCAGGGACGTCTGAAGGAGGCAGCCAGGACCCTGAAGAGGGGCGCGAGGTGGCAGGGCGTCACCATCCCTCCCCACGACGAGCTCATGAACTTACTGCAGTCCTTCGAGAGACAG AACAACCAGCCCTTAAGAGTTGAGGAATACACCGCCGAAGAACAGCGCGGCTTTTTGTCCAAAGTGTGGAGGGAACTGACAGCTCTGGTGAGAACTCCCACCCTCAGGAGGATTACGATCGGTCTCTTCGGATGCTGGTTCTGCGTAGGACTGACTTACTGGGGAATGAGTCTCTCTGGCACCACCTACAC aaacgACCCCTTCTTGTACATGATCATGAGCTCCCTCATGGAGGTACCGGGATACACAGGTTTCACACCTGTGGTGTCGAGATTTGGCAGACGGTCTGTGCTGGCCTTCAACTTCTCGGTCTGCGCAGCTGCCATTCTTATGATTTTAGCCACACCTGCGA GCTACACCTGGATGGTGTTTACTCTGGCTCTCGTTGGCAAGCTGTTTATCACAGGTAGCTACGGAATACTGTACCTGACGACTTCAGAACTGTTCCCTACGTGCGTAAGGTCCCGTGGCCTCAGTTTGTCGTCTGTGATGGCTAGGCTTGGATCCATTGTGTCACCGTTCATCATTAAAGTTCTG GCTAATTCCTACTACTGGGCTCCTTCTGTGGCGTTCGGCGCATGCGCAGCTCTGGGCAGTGGCTTCGCCTTGGTTATACCTGAGTCTGGCAACAAGCCTTTAGCAGACACTGTAGAGGAACTGGAAAAAATCTACAACAGAAGCAGATCCTCGTCAGCAGGCAGCATCGAAATCAAGGGCCTCATCCAGCCTTCAGCGAAATCAGACTCTGGAGCCTCCAATGCTGTCTGA
- the LOC136839208 gene encoding organic cation transporter protein-like isoform X2 has translation MGALQIPYFSMGGAFYNPKVDHWCHVPELQNSSWTEEQKLNYSIPWEDRGGQLQRSQCRAFVRDYEQVANQEWSPAFMTTPEEASNLETRSCSEWDYDTSTFNSTVTMEWDLVCDRASMSPFFQSFYFFGIAVGEPLFGVLSDKYGRRMVLITSAVGFVVTATSSALVPLYSLVLAGRFILGMIHSIIGPAYIQGIEVTPKKYRTVIGLLSTVPFAITGMLFGTWAYFIRDWRTLQLVCTVPITFLLLQIPFLDESPRWLILQGRLKEAARTLKRGARWQGVTIPPHDELMNLLQSFERQNNQPLRVEEYTAEEQRGFLSKVWRELTALVRTPTLRRITIGLFGCWFCVGLTYWGMSLSGTTYTNDPFLYMIMSSLMEVPGYTGFTPVVSRFGRRSVLAFNFSVCAAAILMILATPASYTWMVFTLALVGKLFITGSYGILYLTTSELFPTCVRSRGLSLSSVMARLGSIVSPFIIKVLANSYYWAPSVAFGACAALGSGFALVIPESGNKPLADTVEELEKIYNRSRSSSAGSIEIKGLIQPSAKSDSGASNAV, from the exons ATGG GGGCGTTGCAAATCCCATATTTCTCCATGGGAGGCGCGTTCTATAACCCAAAAGTAGACCACTGGTGCCACGTCCCAGAACTGCAGAATTCGTCTTGGACTGAGGAACAGAAGCTAAACTATTCGATTCCCTG GGAAGATCGAGGTGGGCAGTTACAAAGATCACAGTGTCGGGCGTTCGTGAGAGACTACGAACAAGTAGCCAACCAAGAGTGGAGTCCCGCTTTCATGACAACACCGGAAGAAGCTTCCAATTTGGAAACTCGTTCTTGTAGCGAGTGGGACTATGATACTTCTACCTTCAACAGTACAGTTACCATGGAG TGGGATCTGGTTTGCGACCGAGCCAGCATGAGCCCGTTCTTCCAGAGCTTCTACTTCTTTGGAATTGCTGTTGGAGAGCCTCTGTTTGGAGTCTTGTCGGACAA GTACGGGAGAAGGATGGTCCTCATCACGTCTGCCGTCGGGTTTGTTGTGACGGCGACGTCTTCAGCTCTTGTCCCTCTCTATTCCCTAGTCCTAGCAGGCCGCTTCATTTTGGGCATGATCCATTCTATTATTGGCCCGGCCTATATTCAAG GCATAGAagtgacccccaagaaataccGCACGGTGATTGGCCTTCTGTCAACGGTACCCTTTGCCATAACGGGCATGCTGTTTGGCACTTGGGCCTACTTCATCAGAGACTGGAGGACGCTTCAGTTGGTCTGCACAGTTCCCATCACCTTCCTCTTGTTGCAGATCCC ATTCCTCGACGAGTCTCCTCGTTGGTTGATACTCCAGGGACGTCTGAAGGAGGCAGCCAGGACCCTGAAGAGGGGCGCGAGGTGGCAGGGCGTCACCATCCCTCCCCACGACGAGCTCATGAACTTACTGCAGTCCTTCGAGAGACAG AACAACCAGCCCTTAAGAGTTGAGGAATACACCGCCGAAGAACAGCGCGGCTTTTTGTCCAAAGTGTGGAGGGAACTGACAGCTCTGGTGAGAACTCCCACCCTCAGGAGGATTACGATCGGTCTCTTCGGATGCTGGTTCTGCGTAGGACTGACTTACTGGGGAATGAGTCTCTCTGGCACCACCTACAC aaacgACCCCTTCTTGTACATGATCATGAGCTCCCTCATGGAGGTACCGGGATACACAGGTTTCACACCTGTGGTGTCGAGATTTGGCAGACGGTCTGTGCTGGCCTTCAACTTCTCGGTCTGCGCAGCTGCCATTCTTATGATTTTAGCCACACCTGCGA GCTACACCTGGATGGTGTTTACTCTGGCTCTCGTTGGCAAGCTGTTTATCACAGGTAGCTACGGAATACTGTACCTGACGACTTCAGAACTGTTCCCTACGTGCGTAAGGTCCCGTGGCCTCAGTTTGTCGTCTGTGATGGCTAGGCTTGGATCCATTGTGTCACCGTTCATCATTAAAGTTCTG GCTAATTCCTACTACTGGGCTCCTTCTGTGGCGTTCGGCGCATGCGCAGCTCTGGGCAGTGGCTTCGCCTTGGTTATACCTGAGTCTGGCAACAAGCCTTTAGCAGACACTGTAGAGGAACTGGAAAAAATCTACAACAGAAGCAGATCCTCGTCAGCAGGCAGCATCGAAATCAAGGGCCTCATCCAGCCTTCAGCGAAATCAGACTCTGGAGCCTCCAATGCTGTCTGA